A genomic window from Gemmatimonadaceae bacterium includes:
- a CDS encoding carbohydrate binding family 9 domain-containing protein, with translation MRFRSTALAVAVLVPTLAAAQPADPNTAQLRAVRTDELIALDGRAREAIWAQAPVADDFYQFTPAEAGPARFRTTVQVAYDDRTLYVFVRAYDPQPDSIVAFLSRRDVRTPSDWIKVVIDGFHDRRSALQFMVNPLGVKRDATVYGDVSEDIAWDGVWDAAVHVDTEGWSAEFAIPFSQLRFTPKEEHVFGFGVWRDIARFGERDAWPVYRPSRQTFASQLGDLVGINGIGRNRRLEVMPYAVTKNVTERSPTGWRHPQEQALGLDLKAGLTTNITVDATINPDFGQVEMDPAVLNLSAFEIRFEERRPFFQEGVNLFRCAGPCEGIFYTRRVGRTPQLRAAATDPRFSRIQAAAKVTGRFEGGAQFGLVAVSSAREAGSLGQTIEPQTTTVVGRLVQDFRGGRSQFGTMVTGLVRDLDASTEPLLRREAYTLLLQGYHRFADRWEVSGYAGRSTARGSADAIARTQLSSVHFHQRPDHEVAYDPSRTSLDGGVTSLQLRRYAGRVRWETTTRYAEPMTELNDLGFVTLVNDVMLRNVLTVAALRPGGWHRRVNAAVSSEQHWTTGGLPAASTVQLRGFAEFVNFWTSNFTLTGSQLGSTHCVSCARGGPALRMSPQGTAAVTLNGDARRPLIPGVALIGSVGDEGRSWARRVEAGLEARFGTRTSVSLAGGAEHRVIDAQWVSNHGATLSDTTHFTFARLDQDLLDLTARANVTLSPTLSIQLYAQPFLASGDYSNWRELDDPRAEAYDARFRPYGGGADPGGFNGKQFNSNAVVRWEYRPGSVLFVVWQQGRQDNRDPGSFELGRDLRNLFGTHPDNTILVKLSYWFNP, from the coding sequence GTGCGATTCCGCTCCACCGCACTCGCTGTCGCCGTTCTCGTCCCAACCCTCGCCGCAGCCCAGCCCGCGGACCCCAACACCGCCCAGTTGCGGGCCGTCCGCACGGACGAACTGATTGCGCTCGACGGTCGCGCACGCGAGGCCATTTGGGCGCAGGCGCCGGTCGCGGACGACTTCTACCAGTTCACCCCCGCGGAGGCGGGGCCCGCCCGCTTCCGCACCACCGTGCAGGTGGCCTACGACGACCGCACGCTGTACGTGTTCGTGCGGGCCTACGATCCCCAGCCGGACTCCATCGTGGCGTTCCTCAGCCGCCGCGACGTGCGCACGCCCTCCGACTGGATCAAGGTGGTCATCGACGGATTCCACGACCGACGTAGCGCGCTGCAGTTTATGGTCAACCCGCTGGGCGTGAAGCGCGACGCCACGGTGTACGGCGACGTCAGCGAGGACATCGCCTGGGACGGGGTCTGGGACGCTGCCGTCCACGTCGACACCGAGGGCTGGAGCGCCGAGTTCGCAATTCCGTTCAGCCAACTGCGCTTCACGCCCAAGGAAGAGCACGTCTTCGGTTTCGGCGTCTGGCGTGACATCGCACGCTTCGGCGAACGCGATGCCTGGCCGGTGTACCGGCCCTCGCGCCAAACCTTCGCCTCGCAGCTGGGCGATCTCGTCGGCATCAATGGCATCGGGCGCAACCGCCGCCTCGAGGTGATGCCGTATGCGGTGACGAAGAATGTCACTGAACGCTCGCCGACGGGTTGGCGGCATCCGCAGGAACAGGCGCTAGGACTCGACCTGAAGGCCGGGCTCACGACCAACATCACGGTCGACGCCACCATCAACCCGGACTTCGGTCAGGTCGAGATGGATCCGGCGGTGCTGAACCTCAGCGCCTTCGAGATTCGCTTCGAGGAGCGGCGTCCGTTCTTTCAGGAAGGCGTGAACCTCTTTCGCTGCGCCGGACCTTGCGAAGGCATCTTCTATACCAGACGGGTGGGCCGCACGCCGCAGTTGCGCGCAGCCGCGACCGATCCGCGCTTCTCCCGCATCCAAGCGGCGGCCAAGGTGACCGGTCGCTTCGAGGGCGGCGCCCAGTTCGGCCTCGTCGCCGTCTCCTCGGCCCGCGAGGCGGGGAGCCTCGGCCAGACGATCGAGCCGCAGACCACCACCGTCGTCGGGCGGCTCGTGCAGGACTTCCGCGGCGGTCGCTCGCAGTTCGGCACGATGGTCACCGGGCTCGTGCGCGATCTCGACGCGTCCACGGAGCCGTTGCTGCGCCGCGAGGCCTATACGCTGCTGCTGCAGGGCTACCATCGCTTCGCAGACCGATGGGAAGTCTCGGGGTACGCGGGGCGGTCCACCGCCCGCGGCAGCGCGGACGCGATTGCCCGCACGCAGCTCAGCAGCGTGCATTTCCATCAGCGTCCTGACCACGAGGTGGCCTACGACCCCTCGCGCACCTCGCTCGACGGCGGCGTCACGTCGCTGCAACTGCGGCGCTACGCCGGCCGCGTACGCTGGGAGACGACCACACGCTACGCCGAGCCGATGACGGAACTGAACGACCTCGGCTTCGTCACCCTCGTGAACGATGTGATGCTGCGGAACGTGCTCACCGTGGCGGCGCTACGCCCGGGCGGCTGGCACCGGCGGGTGAACGCGGCGGTCTCCAGCGAACAGCATTGGACCACCGGCGGACTCCCCGCCGCCTCCACCGTGCAACTCCGTGGTTTCGCCGAGTTCGTGAACTTCTGGACCAGCAACTTCACGCTCACGGGGAGCCAGCTCGGCAGCACGCACTGCGTCTCCTGCGCCCGTGGCGGCCCCGCGCTGCGAATGTCGCCGCAAGGCACCGCCGCCGTCACGCTCAACGGGGACGCGCGGCGACCGTTGATTCCGGGCGTCGCGCTGATCGGCAGTGTCGGGGATGAGGGGCGCAGCTGGGCGCGGCGAGTCGAGGCCGGGCTCGAGGCACGCTTCGGTACACGCACGTCCGTCTCGCTTGCCGGCGGCGCCGAGCATCGTGTCATCGACGCACAGTGGGTCTCCAACCACGGCGCGACCCTGAGCGACACCACGCACTTCACCTTCGCACGGCTCGACCAGGACCTGCTCGACCTCACCGCGCGCGCCAACGTCACGCTCAGTCCGACGCTCAGCATCCAGCTCTACGCGCAGCCCTTCCTGGCCAGCGGCGACTACAGCAATTGGCGTGAGCTGGATGACCCGCGTGCCGAGGCGTACGATGCGCGCTTCCGCCCGTACGGCGGCGGGGCCGATCCCGGCGGGTTCAATGGCAAGCAGTTCAACTCCAACGCCGTCGTGCGCTGGGAGTATCGCCCGGGGTCTGTGCTCTTCGTCGTGTGGCAGCAGGGGCGGCAGGACAACCGGGATCCGGGCAGCTTCGAGCTCGGACGTGACCTGCGCAACCTGTTCGGGACGCATCCGGACAACACGATTCTGGTGAAGCTGTCCTACTGGTTCAACCCCTAG
- a CDS encoding cobalamin B12-binding domain-containing protein, with protein sequence MSRPIRVLVAKPGLDGHDRGAKVVAAALRDAGMEVIYTGLHQTPEMIASAAVQEDVDVVGLSILSGAHMTLFPRVHALLREQGRDDVLITGGGIIPKEDMAALEAQGIGKLFGPGTSTADLVEYIKGWFAERQSQEA encoded by the coding sequence ATGTCACGCCCCATTCGTGTGCTCGTCGCCAAGCCCGGTCTCGATGGTCACGACCGCGGTGCCAAGGTCGTCGCCGCCGCTCTCCGCGACGCCGGGATGGAAGTCATCTACACCGGCCTCCACCAGACCCCCGAGATGATCGCCTCGGCCGCCGTCCAAGAAGACGTCGACGTCGTCGGGCTCAGCATCCTCTCCGGCGCCCATATGACGCTCTTCCCCCGCGTGCACGCGCTGCTGCGCGAGCAGGGCCGCGACGACGTGCTCATCACCGGCGGCGGCATCATCCCAAAGGAGGATATGGCCGCCCTCGAAGCGCAGGGCATCGGCAAGCTCTTCGGCCCCGGCACCTCGACGGCGGACCTGGTCGAGTACATCAAGGGATGGTTCGCCGAGCGGCAGTCGCAGGAAGCGTGA
- a CDS encoding acyl-CoA carboxylase subunit beta, which yields MVRRAAVAGSVTASRKEAPAGTSRPRLRELAEACRELESRLRLGGGPDRIAKQHAQGKLTARERVAGLKDPRSAFLEFGLLVAHDQYDGEAPGAGVVTGIIQVQGRECVVVANDATVKAGSWWPETIPKILRAQECAMRCRIPIIYLVDSAGVNLPYQGGVFPGQYGAARIFYYNSLMRRFLRIPQLAAVMGQCVAGGAYLPALSDVILMVKGSSFMGLGGPNLVKGATGQSVDGETLGGATMHTTVSGVAHYEAADDASCLQMLRDQVARLAPPPRVAPHDPTATPRTDPQALYDILPSDHRMSYDVHEALAALLDDGALDEFQPNLAREMICGDARVEGIPVGVIANARGLIKGRAGEQPRFGGIIYAESAEKVAFFIERCDRQGIPLLFVQDVSGFMVGKEAEHEGIIRAGARWVEAMATATVPKLVLTVNHASGAGYYAMAGQGFDPDFIFSWPTGRMAVMEGESAVAAVHGPALAAAKASGKDPSPAVQAAIDEMRDDYEQQLDARYAGARGYIDAIVYPEDTRATLAMALRAAWQNPGPHLGPYVIPPLVGPTR from the coding sequence ATGGTTCGCCGAGCGGCAGTCGCAGGAAGCGTGACCGCCTCGCGAAAGGAGGCACCCGCAGGCACCTCGCGTCCACGGCTCCGCGAACTCGCCGAGGCCTGCCGCGAACTGGAGAGCCGCCTGCGTCTCGGCGGCGGCCCCGACCGCATCGCCAAGCAGCACGCGCAGGGCAAGCTCACGGCCCGTGAGCGCGTCGCCGGCTTGAAGGACCCGCGAAGCGCCTTCCTCGAGTTCGGTCTGCTCGTCGCGCACGACCAGTACGACGGCGAGGCGCCCGGCGCCGGCGTCGTCACCGGCATCATCCAGGTGCAGGGCCGCGAGTGCGTCGTCGTCGCCAACGATGCGACGGTGAAGGCGGGCTCCTGGTGGCCGGAGACGATTCCCAAGATCCTGCGCGCGCAGGAATGCGCGATGCGCTGCCGCATCCCGATCATCTACCTCGTGGATTCGGCGGGCGTGAACCTGCCGTACCAAGGCGGCGTCTTTCCCGGCCAGTATGGGGCGGCCCGCATCTTCTATTACAACTCGTTGATGCGGCGCTTCCTGCGGATTCCGCAGCTCGCGGCGGTGATGGGGCAGTGCGTGGCGGGCGGCGCGTATCTCCCGGCGCTCAGCGACGTCATCCTGATGGTGAAAGGCAGCTCCTTTATGGGGCTCGGTGGCCCGAACTTGGTGAAGGGCGCCACCGGCCAGTCCGTGGACGGCGAGACGCTCGGCGGCGCGACGATGCACACCACCGTCAGTGGCGTGGCGCACTACGAGGCCGCCGACGACGCCAGCTGCCTGCAGATGCTGCGCGACCAGGTGGCGCGGCTCGCGCCGCCGCCGCGCGTGGCTCCGCACGATCCGACGGCCACGCCGCGCACGGACCCGCAGGCGCTCTACGACATCCTGCCCAGCGACCACCGGATGTCCTACGACGTCCACGAGGCGTTGGCGGCGCTTCTCGACGACGGCGCACTGGACGAGTTCCAGCCGAACCTCGCGCGCGAGATGATCTGCGGCGACGCGCGCGTCGAAGGCATTCCGGTCGGCGTCATCGCGAACGCGCGCGGACTCATCAAGGGGCGCGCCGGTGAGCAGCCCCGCTTCGGCGGCATCATCTACGCGGAGAGCGCCGAGAAGGTCGCGTTCTTCATCGAGCGATGCGACCGCCAGGGCATCCCGCTGCTCTTCGTGCAGGACGTTTCCGGCTTTATGGTCGGCAAGGAGGCCGAGCACGAAGGCATCATCCGTGCGGGCGCCCGCTGGGTGGAGGCGATGGCCACGGCGACGGTGCCCAAGCTCGTCCTCACGGTCAACCACGCGAGCGGCGCGGGCTACTACGCGATGGCGGGGCAGGGCTTCGACCCCGACTTCATCTTCTCCTGGCCCACCGGCCGGATGGCGGTGATGGAAGGCGAGTCGGCCGTGGCTGCCGTGCACGGACCCGCACTCGCGGCGGCAAAGGCGTCGGGCAAGGATCCGTCGCCGGCGGTGCAGGCGGCCATCGACGAGATGCGCGATGACTACGAGCAGCAACTCGATGCGCGTTACGCTGGAGCGCGCGGCTACATCGATGCGATCGTCTACCCTGAAGACACTCGGGCGACTTTGGCGATGGCCCTCCGCGCTGCCTGGCAGAATCCCGGTCCGCACCTCGGCCCGTATGTGATTCCGCCGCTCGTCGGTCCGACGCGCTGA